One window from the genome of Molothrus ater isolate BHLD 08-10-18 breed brown headed cowbird chromosome 5, BPBGC_Mater_1.1, whole genome shotgun sequence encodes:
- the CYTH4 gene encoding cytohesin-4 — MDLCPAESTGLTGAEEAEIETIRKHKQELLDDIEKLKEEIAEVFAEIECFQRGEEKQVADSNPGEQISKLSQRDKILSLGRKKFNMDPEKGIQYLIEHQVLSSDLQEIARFLHKGEGLNKTAIGDYLGGRNPTNIQILQAFVACHQFANLNLVQALRQFLWSFRLPGEAQKIDRMMEAFANWYCKCNPGVFQSTDTCYVLSFSIIMLNTSLHNPNVKDKPHFERFVSINRGIDNGGDLPEELLKNLFESIKNESFSIPEDDGNDLTHTFFNPNREGWLLKLGGRVKTWKRRWFILTDNCLYYFEYTTDKEPLGIIPLENLSVRKVDDPKKPNCFELFIPNCKGQKIKACKTDGDGKVVEGKHQSYKISAATPAERDEWIEAIRTSITQDPFYDLVSARKKKIASKN; from the exons aatcaACTGGCTTGACTGGGGCTGAAGAGGCTGAAATAGAGACAATCAGGAAGCACAAGCAGGAGCTTTTGGATGACATTGAG AAGCTAAAGGAGGAGATTGCTGAGGTGTTTGCAGAGATTGAGTGTTTCCAACGTGGAGAGGAGAAGCAAGTGGCAGACAGTAATCCTGGAGAGCAGATCAG CAAGCTGTCACAGAGGGATAAAATTCTGTCCCTGGGCCGGAAGAAATTCAACATGGATCCTGAAAAG GGGATCCAGTACCTGATAGAGCACCAGGTATTGTCCTCAGACCTTCAGGAGATTGCCAGATTCCTCCACAAGGGTGAAGGCCTGAACAAGACAGCCATTGGGGATTACCTGGGTGGGAG GAACCCCACAAACATTCAGATCCTGCAGGCCTTTGTGGCATGTCACCAATTTGCCAACCTCAACCTGGTGCAGGCGCTGAG ACAGTTCCTCTGGAGCTTCCGACTGCCTGGGGAAGCGCAGAAGATTGACAGGATGATGGAGGCCTTTGCCAACTGGTACTGCAAGTGCAACCCAGGAGTGTTCCAGTCCACAG ATACCTGTTATGTACTCTCCTTCTCTATCATCATGCTTAACACCAGCCTGCACAACCCCAATGTGAAAGACAAACCCCACTTTGAAAGGTTTGTGTCCATCAACAGAGGCATTGACAATGGAGGGGACCTGCCAGAAGAGCTTCTAAAG AATCTGTTTGAGAGCATAAAGAACGAGTCGTTCTCCATACCAGAGGATGATGGCAACGACCTCACCCACACTTTCTTCAACCCTAACCGTGAAGGCTGGCTGCTGAAACTAG GAGGACGTGTGAAAACCTGGAAACGCCGCTGGTTCATTCTGACTGATAACTGCCTGTATTACTTTGAATATACCACG GACAAAGAGCCTCTGGGCATCATCCCCTTGGAGAATCTATCAGTCCGGAAGGTGGATGATCCCAAAAAGCCA AACTGCTTTGAACTCTTCATTCCCAACTGCAAAGGGCAGAAGATCAAAGCCTGCAAAACAGATGGGGATGGGAAGGTGGTTGAAGGCAAGCATCAGTCCTACAAGATTTCAGCAGCCACTCCAGCAGAGCGTGATGAGTGGATTGAGGCAATACG GACCAGCATCACACAGGATCCTTTCTATGATCTGGTCTCTGCCCGTAAGAAAAAGATTGCCAGCAAAAACTGA